The Candidatus Zixiibacteriota bacterium genome has a segment encoding these proteins:
- a CDS encoding DUF4118 domain-containing protein gives MARIADNTKLRIGIIAAIVALTTAIHYGWVLEPTFGDQHWIHAVHTRFCYVPIVISAAWFGWRGGILTALTISLAVLPYIFGSEQTAHNLAGELVELVFYFALGGLIGALVDREWRARRRETETRLQLERSQKLSLVGQVAAGVAHELKNPLASIKGAVEIIADESTSEQDRGEFRNILLREIKRMDGTVSEFLEFARPKPVQMERLDLSELVRASTRQIEAQAAKAGILLREEIESGLIVAGDREKLHQLALNLLLNAIQASPSGSELEVSLRRDAKQALVNVRDHGEGIAAADLERIFEPFYTTRASGSGLGLPIVRSIVEAHDGTIEVMSAPGQGTTAAVRIPLAS, from the coding sequence ATGGCCAGAATTGCGGACAACACAAAACTGCGGATTGGTATCATTGCGGCCATTGTCGCCTTGACTACGGCGATCCACTATGGCTGGGTGCTCGAACCGACTTTCGGCGATCAGCATTGGATCCATGCAGTGCACACGCGCTTCTGTTATGTGCCGATCGTCATCAGCGCAGCCTGGTTCGGCTGGCGCGGCGGGATTCTGACGGCGTTGACGATCAGCCTGGCGGTGTTGCCCTACATCTTCGGCAGCGAGCAAACCGCGCACAATCTGGCCGGCGAATTAGTGGAATTGGTTTTCTACTTTGCCCTCGGCGGTCTGATCGGTGCGCTGGTCGATCGCGAGTGGCGCGCGCGCCGGCGGGAGACCGAGACGCGGCTGCAATTGGAGCGGTCGCAGAAACTGTCCCTGGTCGGCCAGGTGGCAGCCGGCGTGGCGCATGAGTTGAAGAACCCGCTGGCTTCGATCAAGGGCGCGGTCGAGATCATTGCCGATGAATCCACCTCGGAACAGGACCGGGGCGAATTTCGGAACATTCTGCTGCGCGAGATCAAGCGCATGGACGGAACGGTGAGCGAGTTTCTGGAATTCGCGCGCCCGAAACCGGTACAGATGGAGCGGCTGGATTTGTCGGAGCTGGTGCGGGCGAGTACGCGGCAGATTGAGGCGCAGGCAGCCAAGGCGGGAATATTGCTTCGTGAAGAGATCGAGTCCGGGCTGATTGTCGCGGGCGACCGGGAGAAGCTTCATCAACTGGCGCTGAACCTGCTCCTCAACGCGATTCAGGCTTCACCGTCTGGAAGCGAGCTGGAAGTGTCCCTGCGTCGCGATGCCAAACAGGCGTTGGTCAATGTGCGCGATCATGGTGAAGGAATCGCGGCGGCCGATTTGGAACGCATTTTCGAGCCGTTTTATACCACGCGTGCCTCCGGTTCGGGCCTGGGCCTGCCGATCGTGCGCTCGATCGTGGAAGCGCACGACGGCACGATCGAAGTGATGAGCGCTCCGGGTCAGGGCACGACGGCGGCGGTCAGGATACCGTTGGCATCATGA